In Apteryx mantelli isolate bAptMan1 chromosome 8, bAptMan1.hap1, whole genome shotgun sequence, the genomic window TGCCTGGCGCTGAGCTCATCCCATTGCTTTGGGCAGACACTGTGAGCCCCCTGCACCTCCCCAGGTGGGAAAATGTCCCATTGAGCCCCCTTCCCCCTCGCTGACGGGCTCGCACCCGACTCCCAGCAGCAGTCAAGACTTAACTTTGGGCCCAGCACACCCGTTTTGCCCATATTTAACTGTGTGTTTAGTCCTGCGCCTCCACCAAACGTGCTCCAGCAAAAAGCCGAGCAGATGTTTCCCTGCTGTCCCGAACCCAAGTCCTTCCCAGGCTTCGATTTGGCCATATGGATACACACATGGGTTAAATGGAGAATTTTGATTCGTTTCTAGTTGCTCCTGATTTCTAAACTGAGCCGCGGGAGGGCTTGCTCTGGCTGGCTGACCTTCACCATCTCCTGCAGGTAGCTGTCGATGAAGTCCCGGCTTTTGGAGGGATGCAAGTCCTCCTTGTGCTTAGCGATCATGTCGTACACAAAACCTTTCAGCAGTTTCCAGTTTTTACGAAGTGTCTGGTGGGGTCCAGGGAGGTACTTCATTACACTTGGGAAAAAACCATAGAGCTTGGGACGCAAAAGAGAAGGGCGAATTGAATAAAGGACTGAAACAAACCTTGTGTTATCAAGACTTCACACGCCTGCAAAGCTACGCTTCCCGAAGTACCACGCTGCACGTTTTGAGGCCAGttccagagaagcagccaagACCTTGCACAGATAAGTGCCCACGCAGCCcggcctggctggggagcagtaCCTGGGTGAAGGGGTGGCCATGGAGCTTCACCACCTCGTCCAACAGGTGCAGCAGCTTTTGGAAATGCTCATCATGGTACTCAAACCGATTGCCAAAGGTGACCGAGCAGATGATGTTGGAAACTGCATTATTGACCTTAAAGTGAGGGTCAAAAGGAtgccctggagaagagaaagaaagaacggTGCGTTCTGCCCTCAGTCCTGGTTCAGGAGGGGTTTAACCAGATGATGGAAAGCAAGGGGTGCAGAAAGAGCTAAAAGCCCTTTGGGTTAAGAGGAAAGAGTGGAGCTTAGAGGTGCTCATGCTTCTCAGGAGAGCTCAGAGCAAGCAGTGTTAAACCCCTGCTACGAATAATGCTTTGCGTGTTGCCTCTTTACATTAATGAGTTAATTTGAGGGCAAGCCACCTGTGAAAGGAAGCTGGGCTGTTAGAAGGTTGTTAGCACCAGTTGCAAGGAGAGGTGGTTTTTAGCAGGCACTagcacacaggcattcatgtgGGAGGACACTTTGGGGCCAGCCtcaccctgctcttccccaagggcATTGGTGAGGTACTGGCACTCCTCCTGTATCCGCTCCTCCAAGCTCCTCTTCCCCAGGCCGAAGTTCCTGAGCGTCGACAGGGCGAATCTTCTCTGCTGTTTCCAGGTATGTCCATTAGAGGAGACCAGTCCtggaataaaaggagaaaaaacccaCCGTGAGCTAAGGTAGCTCCCATTCTCAGGATGAAAAAGCATGAACTCTGCCATTTGGCATGGTAGAGCAGCCGAGCGCATCGTGGTGGTCACGGATGGCTTCATCTGTGGGCAAAGAGGTGGTTTGCAGGATCCATGCTTTGACTTTCTGCCTCAAATACTTGTCCTGGATGAGATGAACTCACCGCGGCTGTTGAAGACTTCCAGGTCAAGAGGCTTTTCTGGGCGATCTAGGAAGTTTTCGCCTTGGTTTACCAGCACCTCCTTAACCATCTGGAAGCCGTTGACAAAGACGAAGGACATGCTGCCCACCTCCATGTTGAAGATTTCCCCATATTTTTCAGCATGctagggggggaaaagaaaatgaagaatttgcCTGCAGGGATGCCCCTGAAGGACTGCAGGCAGGGGCGACCGCTGTCGGGGAAGGGACACTGAGCAGATTGAAAGCCACCAAGGGCAAAGCGTGGTGGAGGGGAATCAGGGACCGGGGGGACCTGAGTGAAACCCACAGTGAAAATTAGGGAagttgggaagaggaagggaaggatgaGGGTGGAGGGAGGTTACTTAAGTGGATGATTGATTGTGGAtggtctctttttttctcattaccCAAATCAGTGATCCGAAGTTGGTGTTcattggcaataaattaaataaacCCCTTCAGGCTACGTTTTCAAGTCTTGCCTCTGTTTAGCAGGGCTTTCCCAGCTTGTGTCTCACTCACTTTCCAGCCAAAGCCGCGGGACTCCTATAGCGGCGGTGACGCCAACTCCATCGTGCCGTGCACTTTGCCCAGAGAAACGTCAATGTTTCTCACCTCCTCTGTGCTGGGACAAATGTCACCCACATCGTGCAAACCTCCCGCAGCCCTTCCCTGCCCTTGGGGGGgtctctgtggcctcctcctcCCCTGGTGGGTCCTCGTGGGCCGCTTTTGCTCAAATTAACCTCTTCCCCCATGTTGCATGTGTCATGTAaccacatggccccttcccacctGCCCTTGGGTCTCCTTCGCCCTCCCTGCTCTCGCCCGCGCGTGCAAGCTCGTTACCTTCTGCATCGCCTTCAAGGGATCTCTGAAGTTCAGGGAGAGGACATGCCCCAGGAAGGGGAGCGGAAAGGGCCTTGGGGGGAAGTTTTTGGGCTTTCTCCTCTTCATGTAGTCGGCGACGAGCAGAAAGATGCCCAGGAACACCAGGAGGGTCTGGACGGACATGCTGGACACGCTCTCGCGCAGGAGGCGCAGCATGGGGAGGCCGCAGAGGgtcgcgccgccggcagccccagccACTGCGCCCGGCACCCGGAAACAGCTGTGCACCCTTATCTGCGAAGGGAGACGGGCAAAGTGCGCGGGGGAGACGGGTGCACGCACGCAAGCAGCGCCAAGCGGCTTATGCTGACCTGCTGTCTAGCCTCGGTGCGGCGCTCAGCCTCCTGCCAGGccgattttaaaattaaaagccagTTTGAGTTTTAATGCTTGATTTTTTCTCCCCCTACTTGATTAAACTCACACGTTTCTTcttatctaattaaaaaaatatatacagcaaAACACTTGCAGCTCCTCCTTACTCCTCCCACCTGCCACCACTGCCTTACAAAACCCAGCAAACCCTGCTTTGCAGCACACTTGCCAAGAGGAGGGAAAAGAGCTTTCCAGAGCAGGTCTGAAATCCTCCTCGCTCCTGCTTCCCGGCAGTGGCCGCTCCAAGACGCGGTGCCCAGAGCTAGCGCAGCGCCTGCGTGCCCACGTCCTCCCCAGCTCGCCCCGCTCGCAGGCTGGCGGCTGCTCTCCTGGGGGTGACGGCAGCGGGTGACCGTCCGGCTCTGCTGCTGTGTGTCGTCTTTCACTGCCCCCGATGCGCATGTCTGGCCATGCGCATGCACCGAAGGAGTTGCTGCAAGTTTAAAACCGCAAGtttaaaagcaagtttaaaaaGCAAGTTAACAGCAAGTTTAAAATGGCAAAAGCAAACAGGTGAAAGCTTGTTTGCTAAGCCCAAGCAAATAACACAAGTTGTACACACGTATCAGAGGTCAGAGCTACTCCAAAGCGCAGGTGGACggagcgctgcgggcggggggacACCGGCGTCCCGTCCTGAACGGCTTTGAAAacttcagagggggaaaaaaatccacagatcTTTTCCGTTTTCccgtttccaggaaaaaaaagagagagtctgTAACTGCAAACCACCAGTTAAAAGTGAAAGGGGATTAAAGCGATCAGCGGAAGGCACGGCTCATTCGCAaaccccgggcgggcgggcgcggggatgCGCTGTGCAGAGGACACTCCCGTGTGGCACAAATCCGCAATTGCACggccgcgctcccggcagccGCGAGCGCCGCTGCTGCCTGCGACGGGGGCGCAAAGCCAGCGGCGATGAGACGCGACTTGATTTGCTCGCTAGCTATCGAGTATCATCTGACATGTGCCTGCATACAAAAGTCACTTATGAAaggctagaaataaaaaaaaaaaaaaaaagaggggaagaaaaatctttgctgtg contains:
- the LOC136992571 gene encoding cytochrome P450 2J2-like, whose protein sequence is MLRLLRESVSSMSVQTLLVFLGIFLLVADYMKRRKPKNFPPRPFPLPFLGHVLSLNFRDPLKAMQKHAEKYGEIFNMEVGSMSFVFVNGFQMVKEVLVNQGENFLDRPEKPLDLEVFNSRGLVSSNGHTWKQQRRFALSTLRNFGLGKRSLEERIQEECQYLTNALGEEQGHPFDPHFKVNNAVSNIICSVTFGNRFEYHDEHFQKLLHLLDEVVKLHGHPFTQLYGFFPSVMKYLPGPHQTLRKNWKLLKGFVYDMIAKHKEDLHPSKSRDFIDSYLQEMVKDDGGGCFCEENLASCMLDLFFAGTETTSTTIRWALLYMAMYPEIQARVQAEIDAVVGQSRQPALEDRASMPYTNAVIHEVQRISNIVPLGAPRMATQDTMLGGFLVPKGTVLMLNFTSVLFDKKEWETPDAFNPEHFLKDGQFWRREAFLPFSLGKRACLGEQLARMELFLFFTALLQKFTFQPPPDEALSFRWSLGITRQPQAYRIRAVPR